In Chryseobacterium scophthalmum, the genomic stretch AGCTTTTTGGCGATTAACTGATTATTAAGTAAAGCATATTCAGTTTTTATTTCTTCAATGCTTTGCGGAGAATTATTTTTTGGTAAGCTGTCTTTTACTGAAACATTTTGTAAACTGTCTGATAGAGAATTTGCATCAACCGGTTCTTTCTTTTTGTTTTCGCAGGAAAATAGAAAGATAAGACTTGGTAGCAGAATAAGTTTTTTCATTAATTAATATTTGGTTTTTTGGAAGGAGCAAAAAATATGCAATTCTAAACTTAATTTAAATAAAAATGCAATTGAATTTCAGCTACATTTTTCATCATTTGTTAGGTTCTGCAATAATCCGATATCCATAAAACTGGGAGGGGTTATAGGCAGAATACTCTTTCACTAAAGCAATTTTACTTTTAGGAGTAATCCATATATTTACAGGGATATCATTTTTTAAAGATTTTTTAAAATTCTGCACATAAATATCTTTTAAATTCGGAGTATTAGCTTCAGAATATTGTGGTATAGAATACATTTTTACAAAATAATTATACAGGAAATCTTTGTCCATAGTTTTTATTTGATCTGCAGTGTAACTATTCATATTGTCCCATGAATTTGAAACGAAAATATATGGATTTCCGTTTTCAAAATCATTATAGAAAACCAATGAATTTTTCCCAAGTGCATTGTAATATCCTGTAGGAGTATTAACTGAAAAATTATCCCAATTCGTTACAAGAAAATCTTTGGTGTCTGAAACTTTTAGGTTAATGTCGTCTTTATAAATTATTTTCCCGCTTTTATAGCCTAAAATACTTGCATTGTAATTTCCAGGAAGATAGAAGTTGTGATTGAATTGAGTTGTTCCCACATTTCCATTATCCATTTTTTCAAAAAGTCTTTTTGTTTCTTTTATATCAGAAATTTTAAAAACTAAAGAATCCAGATGCTGATCAAGATCACCAAAATAACTTGACTGGTTCTTTTGTTCTAATTTAAATACAAAACTATCAAAGATATTACCTGATGTTTTATTAACAGATAATTTGATTTCCATACTTGTTAAATCCGGATCATTAACGACTGGAGTTTCTGCAGGAATTAAATCTACAATTTGTTCATCAGTTTCTGAGCACGAAATAAAGAAAAGTCCAATTAAGGAAATTTTTAAAATATTTTTAAGCATTTAAATTTATTTTTAAAATTAAAAATCACTAGTTATTGAATAAAAAATAATGCAAATATATTTATTAATGAATCACCTCACAACTTCAAGAATTATTTTTACCATAAAAATGACAATAATCAGGTAAGAAAAAATAGCAAAAAAAAATCCGAAATTTCTTTCGGATTAAATTATTATTGATAACGTTTATGTTCTTTCTGCTTTACGAAGAGTTTCGTAAGAGGTTTAAAGAAGGCTTTGTATTTTTCCGAATCGAATAACTGAGAATCTGTTAAAGCTTTATAAGTCATTAAAATTCCAAAAGGAAATAATATCATATTCGGAAGCCAAGCTGCAAGATACGGACTCATTTTTCCAGACCAGGCAACGTTTTCAAAACCTACATTGATTACATAGAAAATGATGAATATTATAATCGCTATGATAACCGGAACTCCCATTCCTCCTTTTCGGATAATAGATCCCAAACTCGCACCAATCATAAAGAAAATGATACATGTGAAAGAGTAAGTAAGAATTCTCTGCTGGTAAATAACTACTTTGCTGAAATATTTAACACTCGGATCTAGTTCTTTGTCTTTAGAATCCAGATTGGTTTTCAGATTATCAAGTCTTGAATATGCATTCGTAAGAAGCTGCAGTTTCTTTTCTCCTTTTATAGAATCTAGTTTGTATTGTGATTTTACAGGAGCTTTGGTTTTATTTTTGTCCATATAAGTAATCACAGCATTGGTTTGAGAAATAATATCGTTACTGATATTATCTGCAGTTCTGGTGTTGTCTTTTTTTGTTTTATCAATCGTAGCCAAAAGTTCAGTATACGTCTGAAAACGGTAATCGTCTGTAATCTGTTCTTTTTCGATGGCTTTATCAATCAATTCACTGATGTCGAAGTGAATGGTTAAGCTATCAAATTTTGTTACCTGATCGGGCTGTTTTAATCTTACATTATCGGGTTTTCCGGCATAGCTGTCTTCAATTACACTTCCGTTATATAAAATAAGCTTCATGAATTTACGATTTTTTGCATTCGCAAATTTTCCCTTTTCAGCAACAATCGTTTGTTGGTTTTCGTAGTTGCCTGCTTTTTTATGAATAAAAATACCTTCTAAATCTCTTTCATCCTTACCAACAATTTTATCAAATTTCACCATCATACCAGGAATCTGATCAATAAACTGTCCCGGAGTAAAATTCAATGCAGGTTTGGTTTGAGCAATATTAAAAAGCATATTCTTCGCTTTCCTTTGGAAATCGGGGATAATATTATTGGAAAAAAAGTAGAGCATGACTGCCAAAACAGCAGTTACGCCCAAAAGCGGCATCATCACTCGCGTTAAAGAAATTCCAGCAGCTTTCATTGCCGCAAGTTCGTAACGTTCTCCCAGTTCACCGAAAGACATGATACTTGCCAATAAAACCGTCAGTGGTAAAACCATACTTACAACACTTACTCCAAGATAGAAAAGGAGCTTCATGATCTGTAAAGTCGTTAAACCTTTACCCATAAACTGACCAAGCTGAATCCAGATAATGTTTACAATAAATATAAAAAACAGTACACTGAATATAAATAAAAAGGGACCAAAAAAGGTCTTGATGATATATCGGTCTAAGATTTTAAACATTCGCCAAAATTAATGAAAAAGCCACAAAGTTTTCTTTGTGACTTTAAATTTTAATATTTATTTAGAATTATAATTCTGTAACAAGATAATTTTTGAATTTTGCCTTGTCAAAAACAAACATATTCGGGTCTAATTGCTGGTTTTCTTTGTATTCTTTTATTGCAATTACAGAGATATCTTTATTGTTTCCGTGTTGCTCTAGTTTCAGCATTTGCTTTTTCGCAGAATCTACATAAAGATAAATATATTTTAATCCGTTTGCTTTTACCGGAGTTAATTTAATTAAATCTGCATTTACACCATCAACTGTTTTTTTTCCACCGTATGCAACATTATAATCTTTTCTATACGATGTAAGATAATTGATAGGGGAGAACATGGTGCTGCTTGCGTTGGGTTTTGCAACGGTAACTTCCATGTCTTCGGTATTGATGTTATAGATTTTGTTTCCATCGAAAATCTGCTCGGTTTCCATGATTTTCAACTTGTACTTATCACCTGCAGAATAATAAATTCCCGGCTCTGTTTTAGAAACAGCTCCGTTCATTCCGCTTCCAAAAGCAAATTTGAAATATGAGTTTTTCTTAGAATTGTAGTTCGCTGTAATATCGTCTAATATTTTTTTTGCTTTCGCATCAATTTTCTGTGCCTGCACAAAACCAATACTTCCTACTACTAATGTTCCTAAAACTATTTTTGATATTATTTTTTTCATTCTAAATTTTTCTAATTTTTCCTATTCTTTAGACTTTCATATCCTCTGAAAGTTAAAATCGTAGATTTTTTTAATTTTAATTTCGCAGATCTTCCAAAAACTGTTCCAAAGAATATAGATCACTGATGAGAACTTCTCTTGCTTTAGCTCCGTTAAATCCTCCAACAATACCGCTTGCTTCCAATTGATCCATAATTCTTCCGGCTCTGTTATATCCTAATTTAAGCTGTCTTTGCAACATTGAAGTAGAACCTTGCTGAGTTGAAACAATAATTCTTGCAGCTTCTTCAAACAAAGCATCTTTTTCATTAGGATCAAATGCACCGACTGTACTTGTTGCTTCTTCAGAAACAAATTCAGGAAGTAAGAAAGCTGAAGCATATCCTTTCTGTTCGCCAATAAATTCTGCCAGTTTTTCAACTTCCGGCGTGTCAACAAAAGCACACTGAAGTCTTAAGATTTCATTTCCGTTGAAATAAAGCATATCTCCTTTACCGATCAGCTGATCTGCACCTGTAGAATCTAAAATTGTTCTAGAATCTACACTCGAAATTACTCTGAATGCCGCTCTTGCCGGGAAGTTTGCTTTAATCATACCAGTAATTACATTCACAGAAGGTCTTTGTGTAGCAACAATTAAGTGAATTCCCACTGCTCTTGCTAACTGCGCCAATCTTGCAATCGGAAGTTCCACTTCTTTTCCAGCCGTCATAATCAAATCTGCAAACTCATCAACTACCAAAACGATGTAAGGTAAATATCGATGTCCGTTTTCAGGATTTAATTTTCTTTCGGTGAATTTTTTATTGTATTCCT encodes the following:
- a CDS encoding LptF/LptG family permease codes for the protein MFKILDRYIIKTFFGPFLFIFSVLFFIFIVNIIWIQLGQFMGKGLTTLQIMKLLFYLGVSVVSMVLPLTVLLASIMSFGELGERYELAAMKAAGISLTRVMMPLLGVTAVLAVMLYFFSNNIIPDFQRKAKNMLFNIAQTKPALNFTPGQFIDQIPGMMVKFDKIVGKDERDLEGIFIHKKAGNYENQQTIVAEKGKFANAKNRKFMKLILYNGSVIEDSYAGKPDNVRLKQPDQVTKFDSLTIHFDISELIDKAIEKEQITDDYRFQTYTELLATIDKTKKDNTRTADNISNDIISQTNAVITYMDKNKTKAPVKSQYKLDSIKGEKKLQLLTNAYSRLDNLKTNLDSKDKELDPSVKYFSKVVIYQQRILTYSFTCIIFFMIGASLGSIIRKGGMGVPVIIAIIIFIIFYVINVGFENVAWSGKMSPYLAAWLPNMILFPFGILMTYKALTDSQLFDSEKYKAFFKPLTKLFVKQKEHKRYQ
- a CDS encoding LolA family protein yields the protein MKKIISKIVLGTLVVGSIGFVQAQKIDAKAKKILDDITANYNSKKNSYFKFAFGSGMNGAVSKTEPGIYYSAGDKYKLKIMETEQIFDGNKIYNINTEDMEVTVAKPNASSTMFSPINYLTSYRKDYNVAYGGKKTVDGVNADLIKLTPVKANGLKYIYLYVDSAKKQMLKLEQHGNNKDISVIAIKEYKENQQLDPNMFVFDKAKFKNYLVTEL